One genomic region from Flagellimonas oceani encodes:
- a CDS encoding sialate O-acetylesterase — translation MNQLQVLIISVCLFFSSVAIKAEIKLPQLISDGLVMQRNAEIPIWGWADANEKVTVSFKGKVYKTITSSSGEWRITLPKMKAGGPFTMKVSGKNTVTVNDILIGDVWLCSGQSNMVHQLDIHDVLYADEIATANNPKIRHFKIPTTTSISGPKEDLEGGSWQKAVGEEVRPFSAVAYFFAKKIHAKYGIPIGLINASVGGTPIEAWIPEEGYSDFPEVLKIIEQNKDTAYVNSLMGNQPNFNPEPKKITDKGLIGDIKWYDVDFEPKNWRRINIPGYWEDQGARDLNGVVWYRREIDIPKSMVGKKARVFLGRIVDADELYINGVLVGNKTYQYPQRRYSVPDTLLKAGKNTFVVRVKNTRGKGGFVPDKPYYIFTENDTVDLKGYWNYKVGEVYKPFDFSAFANNDSNAPRPRRINPQNEPTSLYNAMVAPYKDYPIKGVLWYQGESNAGEPQKYEGYMHALVAGLRTVFNEPELPFIYAQLPNFMDVTYLPTESNWAELREAQLKSLSIPNSAMTVNIDLGEWNDIHPDNKKDVGERMALAGLKLAYGQDIVYSGPIYSDHSIDDNKIILSFDHIGSGLTSNDGEPLSEFAIAGEDKKFVWAKAKIKDDRIMVWSDEISDPKYLRYAWADNPENPNLYNKEGLPASPFRIIFED, via the coding sequence ATGAACCAACTTCAAGTCCTTATTATTTCCGTGTGCCTTTTTTTCTCTAGCGTAGCGATAAAAGCGGAAATCAAACTACCTCAATTGATCAGTGATGGTCTGGTAATGCAACGGAATGCGGAAATACCCATTTGGGGATGGGCGGATGCCAACGAAAAAGTTACAGTTTCCTTTAAAGGTAAAGTTTATAAGACCATTACCTCATCTTCAGGTGAATGGAGAATTACCCTGCCAAAAATGAAAGCCGGCGGACCATTTACCATGAAGGTTTCTGGAAAAAATACGGTTACGGTCAACGATATATTGATCGGGGACGTATGGTTGTGCAGCGGACAATCCAATATGGTGCACCAGTTGGACATCCATGATGTGCTTTATGCCGATGAAATTGCCACGGCCAACAATCCTAAAATCCGACATTTTAAAATTCCGACAACAACGAGCATCTCAGGCCCCAAAGAGGATTTGGAAGGCGGTAGTTGGCAAAAAGCCGTGGGGGAAGAAGTGCGCCCTTTCTCGGCGGTAGCCTACTTTTTTGCCAAAAAAATCCATGCCAAATATGGTATTCCCATTGGTTTGATCAATGCCAGTGTTGGCGGAACCCCAATCGAAGCATGGATTCCGGAAGAAGGGTATTCGGATTTTCCAGAGGTTCTAAAAATTATCGAACAGAACAAGGATACCGCATATGTGAACAGCCTCATGGGAAACCAGCCCAATTTTAACCCAGAACCAAAAAAAATTACGGACAAAGGGCTCATCGGAGACATCAAATGGTACGACGTGGATTTTGAACCAAAAAACTGGCGAAGAATAAACATTCCAGGATACTGGGAAGACCAAGGAGCAAGAGATCTGAACGGTGTTGTGTGGTATCGCAGGGAAATTGACATCCCAAAATCCATGGTGGGCAAAAAGGCACGGGTATTTTTAGGCAGAATCGTGGATGCGGACGAACTCTACATTAATGGGGTTTTGGTCGGAAATAAGACCTACCAATACCCACAACGAAGGTACAGCGTACCGGACACACTTTTAAAAGCTGGTAAAAACACCTTTGTGGTCCGAGTTAAAAACACCCGCGGCAAAGGCGGTTTTGTACCCGACAAGCCTTATTACATTTTTACCGAAAACGATACGGTCGACCTAAAAGGTTATTGGAACTATAAAGTTGGGGAGGTGTACAAGCCTTTTGATTTTTCGGCCTTTGCAAACAATGATTCAAACGCTCCAAGACCTCGGAGAATAAATCCACAAAACGAGCCCACATCCCTGTATAATGCCATGGTTGCCCCATATAAAGATTATCCGATAAAGGGGGTGTTATGGTACCAAGGAGAAAGTAATGCCGGGGAACCTCAAAAATACGAAGGCTATATGCATGCCCTTGTAGCTGGCCTAAGAACTGTTTTTAATGAACCGGAACTTCCGTTCATATATGCTCAGCTACCCAATTTCATGGACGTAACCTACTTGCCTACAGAAAGCAACTGGGCCGAACTAAGGGAGGCTCAATTAAAATCGTTGTCGATTCCCAACTCTGCCATGACGGTTAATATAGACTTGGGGGAATGGAACGATATTCATCCTGACAATAAAAAAGATGTCGGCGAACGCATGGCCTTGGCAGGCTTAAAATTGGCATACGGTCAAGATATTGTGTATTCCGGCCCCATATATAGCGATCACAGCATCGACGATAATAAGATTATCCTTTCTTTTGACCATATAGGCAGTGGCCTTACCAGTAATGACGGGGAGCCGTTAAGTGAATTTGCCATTGCTGGTGAAGATAAAAAGTTTGTTTGGGCAAAAGCCAAAATTAAAGATGACCGAATTATGGTTTGGAGCGATGAAATATCCGACCCCAAATATTTGCGCTATGCATGGGCCGACAATCCTGAAAATCCTAATTTGTACAACAAGGAAGGGTTACCCGCATCACCTTTCAGGATAATCTTTGAAGATTAA
- a CDS encoding VCBS repeat-containing protein: MLAISCGPKKVEKKETTADTLFTLVPNEKTNIHFKNSVKETAEFNILNYYDMYNGGGVALADINNDGLDDIYFTSNQESNKLYLNKGNLTFEDITDKAKVNDSQGWTTGATMIDINNDGWMDIYVCKSASLKNNAQRRNKLFVNQKDGTFKEEARKWGIDDDGFSIQAYFFDYDKDGDLDMYLINHRDDFLNSVNLKAIVEDKMFYPQTSDHLYRNDGAKFTDVTRESGLVNKEFSLSASIGDYNNDGWLDVFVANDFITPDKLYINNKNGTFTNQVNTQMKHISYSSMGSDFADINNDFLPDLLVLDMSAEDHSRGKQNMASMNTEGFWWIVEAGFHYPYMSNVLNLNNGNGYFTDIAQVSGVSKTDWSWAPLIADFDGDGFKDIFITNGIKREIANQDFGNYLDAHEDSLQAMPIEDILSQMPSDKLQNYAFKNKKDLSFQKVIEDWGLEKAVNSNGAAYGDLDNDGDLDLVVNNLDDEAFVYENNSTANFLNIRLVGDSKNKNAIGSKVKVYTDSIQQFQELFLSRGYQSSVSPLLNFGVGDEATIKKVEVVWADGNISIKENIQANQTLTFDKSEAGPGSETRYKRPQNFVPMNPEALGITYAHDENSFNDFSKQVLLPQKQSQQGPAFAVADVNNDGLTDMFLGGGPGQSAHIYLQTKDGKYTEAVQEIFNRDKGFEDNGAHFFDADKDGDMDLYVASGGYELDEDSPLLQDRLYINDGKANFTRSKNLPKMLTSTKAIASHDYDNDGDLDLIVGGRVIPGKYPLSPRSYVLRNTNGSFVDVTQNVAPDFQEIGLVNDILLSDYDGDNQKDLIVVGEWMPITIFDIQEGIFQKHDIDVLSETEGWWNTVSEIDFDNDGDMDYFVGNLGANNKFHPSKEKPLHVYGNNFDSDGHYDMILSKIYKGKLVPVRGKECSTSQNAFVSQKIKSYEEFANSSLIDIYGEEEIENSFHKKATEFESVYLENMGNGSFTVKHLPTSAQLGPTMSFVFADVNKDGHMDVIGSGAIHESEVETVKYDSNIGYILLGDSEGNMKTYKDVSFYNGLNAKQMKMVTLNQKPYLFIANNNRPLTIFKME; encoded by the coding sequence ATGCTGGCAATATCTTGTGGGCCCAAAAAAGTTGAAAAAAAGGAGACTACCGCTGATACACTCTTCACCTTGGTTCCCAACGAAAAGACCAATATCCACTTTAAAAACTCGGTCAAGGAAACGGCGGAATTCAATATTCTCAACTACTACGATATGTACAATGGTGGGGGGGTCGCACTCGCTGATATCAACAATGACGGTCTGGATGATATCTATTTTACCTCCAACCAGGAATCCAACAAACTTTACCTGAACAAAGGCAATCTTACCTTCGAAGATATTACGGACAAAGCCAAAGTGAACGATTCCCAAGGTTGGACCACGGGAGCAACCATGATAGACATCAACAACGACGGATGGATGGATATTTACGTTTGTAAATCAGCCTCCCTGAAAAATAATGCCCAGAGAAGGAACAAACTGTTTGTAAACCAGAAAGATGGCACTTTTAAGGAGGAGGCACGTAAATGGGGAATCGATGATGATGGCTTTTCCATACAAGCTTACTTTTTCGACTACGACAAAGACGGAGATCTGGATATGTATTTGATCAACCACCGGGACGATTTCTTAAATTCAGTGAACCTCAAGGCTATTGTCGAGGACAAAATGTTCTACCCGCAAACCTCCGACCATCTCTATCGAAATGATGGGGCAAAATTTACCGATGTTACCCGTGAAAGTGGTTTGGTGAACAAAGAATTCAGTTTGAGTGCATCCATTGGTGATTATAACAATGATGGATGGCTCGATGTCTTTGTGGCCAACGACTTTATAACTCCTGACAAATTATACATCAACAATAAAAATGGAACGTTTACCAATCAGGTTAACACTCAAATGAAACACATATCCTACAGCAGCATGGGTTCTGATTTTGCGGATATCAATAACGATTTTTTGCCCGACCTCTTGGTACTGGACATGTCCGCAGAAGATCACAGCCGGGGCAAGCAAAACATGGCCAGCATGAACACAGAAGGGTTTTGGTGGATCGTAGAGGCAGGATTCCACTACCCCTATATGTCCAACGTTTTGAATCTGAACAACGGCAATGGATATTTTACCGACATTGCCCAAGTTTCGGGCGTTTCCAAGACCGATTGGAGCTGGGCGCCTCTCATCGCAGATTTTGACGGGGATGGCTTCAAGGATATTTTTATTACGAATGGCATTAAACGCGAAATAGCCAATCAGGATTTCGGCAATTATCTGGATGCCCATGAAGATTCACTGCAAGCCATGCCCATTGAGGACATATTGAGCCAAATGCCCTCGGATAAACTTCAGAATTACGCCTTCAAGAACAAAAAAGATTTATCCTTTCAAAAAGTTATTGAAGATTGGGGACTTGAAAAAGCTGTCAATTCCAACGGCGCTGCATATGGCGATCTGGACAATGATGGCGATTTGGACCTGGTCGTGAACAACCTTGATGATGAAGCCTTTGTTTATGAAAATAACTCCACAGCGAATTTTTTGAACATAAGACTTGTGGGCGACAGCAAAAATAAAAATGCAATCGGTTCCAAGGTCAAGGTGTACACTGATAGTATCCAACAGTTTCAGGAGCTCTTTTTGTCAAGGGGGTATCAATCTTCCGTTTCTCCTTTATTGAATTTTGGCGTAGGCGACGAAGCAACCATAAAAAAGGTCGAAGTAGTCTGGGCAGATGGTAATATTTCTATAAAGGAAAACATCCAAGCAAACCAGACCTTGACCTTTGACAAGAGCGAAGCAGGCCCAGGTTCGGAAACCCGGTACAAAAGGCCCCAGAATTTTGTGCCTATGAATCCAGAGGCACTGGGCATTACCTATGCGCATGACGAAAATTCTTTTAATGATTTCTCTAAACAAGTATTGCTGCCTCAGAAACAATCACAGCAAGGCCCCGCTTTTGCTGTTGCTGATGTCAATAATGATGGTCTTACCGATATGTTCCTCGGAGGCGGACCGGGTCAATCAGCGCACATCTACCTTCAGACCAAAGATGGAAAATATACGGAAGCAGTACAAGAAATATTCAATAGGGATAAGGGTTTTGAGGATAATGGAGCGCATTTCTTTGATGCCGATAAAGATGGGGATATGGATCTCTACGTGGCAAGTGGCGGTTACGAACTGGATGAGGACAGCCCGCTGTTGCAAGATAGATTGTATATAAATGATGGAAAGGCAAATTTTACCCGATCCAAGAATTTACCAAAAATGCTGACCAGCACCAAAGCCATCGCCTCGCACGACTATGATAATGATGGTGATTTGGATTTGATCGTTGGAGGGCGTGTCATACCCGGTAAATATCCCTTATCGCCAAGATCTTATGTTTTAAGAAACACCAACGGAAGCTTTGTTGATGTCACGCAAAATGTAGCCCCTGATTTTCAGGAAATAGGCCTCGTGAACGATATTTTATTGTCGGATTATGATGGTGACAACCAAAAAGACCTGATTGTCGTGGGCGAATGGATGCCCATTACCATTTTTGATATTCAGGAAGGAATTTTCCAGAAGCATGACATAGATGTATTGAGCGAAACTGAAGGTTGGTGGAACACCGTTTCCGAAATAGACTTTGACAATGATGGCGATATGGATTATTTTGTTGGTAATCTGGGCGCCAACAACAAATTTCATCCTTCCAAAGAAAAACCCTTGCACGTATATGGGAACAATTTTGATAGTGATGGCCACTATGATATGATATTGAGCAAAATCTACAAGGGAAAGCTGGTTCCCGTTCGCGGAAAAGAATGCTCAACAAGCCAAAACGCTTTTGTAAGCCAAAAAATAAAGAGCTACGAGGAATTCGCCAACTCCAGTCTTATCGATATCTATGGCGAAGAAGAAATTGAAAACTCATTTCACAAAAAAGCTACCGAGTTTGAATCCGTCTATTTGGAAAACATGGGCAACGGATCGTTTACCGTAAAGCATTTGCCCACCAGTGCACAACTGGGGCCCACCATGTCCTTTGTCTTTGCTGATGTAAACAAAGATGGACATATGGACGTCATCGGTTCCGGCGCCATCCACGAATCCGAAGTGGAAACGGTAAAATATGATTCCAACATAGGTTACATTCTATTGGGTGATTCGGAAGGAAATATGAAAACTTACAAAGACGTTAGCTTTTACAACGGGTTGAATGCAAAACAAATGAAAATGGTGACCTTGAACCAAAAGCCTTACCTCTTTATTGCGAACAACAATAGACCTTTGACCATTTTTAAAATGGAATAA
- a CDS encoding LacI family DNA-binding transcriptional regulator produces MKGKKEVTIYDIAKKLSLATSTISRGLKEHPTISKKTVEKIKKTAAEMGYRPNNLAASLRGNKMKTIGVLLPTITQPFLSSLISGIEEVAQKAGYTVLIMQSHDSYKEEVELTQSLYDNRVSGVICSLAMETKNTDHFKRFIENDTALVFVDRVPKSFDTYHVVIDNFAAGYKATKHLISQGCKRIAHITAGNEFSIYYERKQGYLAALEEHNLTIDDELIVRVDRITYKEARKATLKLLELQKPPDGIFAPGDILGVSAIQVAEQQGVKVPEKLAIIGFNNDPISSIIDPNLSTVSHPAFKMGQTSAEIIFNRLRNTKNKSDIVKQIAFLNTEILVRESSKKS; encoded by the coding sequence ATGAAGGGCAAAAAGGAAGTTACCATATACGATATTGCGAAAAAGCTCAGTCTAGCAACATCGACCATTTCAAGAGGCCTCAAGGAACATCCAACCATAAGTAAAAAAACGGTTGAAAAAATAAAGAAAACTGCTGCCGAAATGGGTTACCGACCCAATAATTTAGCTGCCAGTCTCCGGGGCAATAAGATGAAGACCATTGGAGTGCTGCTACCCACAATAACGCAGCCTTTCCTTTCTTCATTGATCAGCGGTATAGAGGAAGTTGCCCAAAAGGCCGGCTATACGGTATTGATCATGCAGTCGCATGATTCCTACAAGGAAGAGGTTGAACTGACACAGTCCCTATACGATAACAGGGTTAGCGGGGTTATCTGTTCTTTGGCCATGGAAACGAAAAATACCGACCACTTTAAAAGATTTATTGAAAATGATACGGCTTTGGTTTTTGTGGACAGGGTTCCCAAGAGTTTTGACACTTATCATGTGGTGATAGATAATTTCGCTGCAGGGTACAAGGCTACCAAACATCTGATTTCACAGGGGTGCAAACGTATCGCTCATATAACTGCAGGGAATGAATTCAGTATTTATTATGAAAGAAAACAAGGGTACTTGGCAGCCTTGGAAGAACATAACCTGACCATCGATGATGAACTTATTGTACGGGTGGACAGAATCACCTATAAGGAAGCAAGAAAGGCAACCTTAAAATTGCTTGAGTTGCAAAAACCGCCCGATGGTATTTTTGCGCCCGGCGACATTTTAGGTGTCAGTGCAATACAGGTCGCAGAACAACAAGGGGTTAAGGTGCCTGAAAAATTGGCAATTATAGGATTTAACAACGACCCCATTTCCAGTATTATAGACCCCAATCTATCCACTGTATCGCATCCAGCCTTTAAAATGGGGCAAACCTCGGCAGAAATTATTTTCAATCGGTTAAGGAACACTAAGAATAAGAGTGATATCGTAAAACAAATAGCGTTTTTGAACACAGAGATCTTGGTTCGGGAATCCTCTAAAAAATCATAA
- a CDS encoding CRTAC1 family protein, which translates to MFHSFRKSFHVVIGAICVLQFFACKDAKKSAPKPTVDFNIPTRADGEADAQTVEMIGRVRNAVGKIDITNVPYMLNSKKAAFYEDQLKRLTGKSRINVLFKYALELLNTGRTNESIDAIQEVLTAATASTANVRPEIIFAIKKQLAIAYMRKAEQDNCIINHNAESCIIPLSPRAQHILTEGSEKAIALLNELLEMNPNDLECQYLLNIAHMTLGSYPQDVPDRFKLPESHFANSSAFPHFTDIAMNLGVDEKEMAGGTCIDDFNGDGYLDILASSWGFEDQIKYFENDRVGGFVDKTLEAGLKGVTGGLNLRHADYNNDGHLDFVILRGAWLSINGGIPNSLMRNNGDGTFTDVTLEAGVYSLNPTQTAVWMDVDLDGWLDLFIANEWNDRNKSYCELYLNQQDGTFKNVAKDAGITVKGFFKGVATGDLNNDLYPDLYLSNYMGLNTLYMNTTKEKGVPSFEKTEESAGVSNPVASFPTWIFDYDNDGFEDIFVSGYSSADILPTEMMLRNLRSNATDYRPLLYKNNGDDTFTEVSLDVNLSEPIATMGCNFGDLDNDGFLDFYLATGDPSYFSIVPNRMFHNVRGEKFEDVTYSAGFGHIQKGHAIGFGDLDMDGDQDIYAVMGGALEGDTFGNLLFENPMGNKNNWINIVLEGIQSNRSAIGAKIVVTIVENGKERKIYHSVGTDSSFGGNSLMEEIGLGNAKKIKKLEIKWPYRSQNTSVFTDVQVNQVIKIKEDGSVQQLRLPKITFNKKEAMHHHDME; encoded by the coding sequence ATGTTCCACTCTTTCAGAAAATCCTTTCATGTTGTTATAGGAGCCATTTGTGTGTTACAATTTTTTGCCTGTAAAGATGCAAAGAAGAGTGCGCCAAAACCAACTGTTGACTTTAATATTCCCACCAGGGCCGATGGTGAAGCAGATGCCCAAACAGTTGAGATGATCGGTAGGGTTCGGAATGCCGTGGGCAAGATCGATATTACCAATGTACCGTACATGCTCAACAGTAAAAAAGCAGCTTTTTATGAGGATCAATTAAAGCGTCTAACGGGTAAGAGCCGGATCAATGTGCTATTCAAATATGCTTTGGAATTACTCAACACAGGCAGAACCAATGAGTCGATTGATGCGATTCAAGAAGTCCTCACAGCTGCAACCGCCAGTACGGCCAATGTTCGGCCCGAAATCATCTTTGCCATTAAAAAGCAATTGGCCATTGCTTACATGCGAAAAGCGGAGCAGGATAACTGCATCATAAACCATAATGCAGAATCGTGTATTATTCCGTTGAGCCCAAGGGCACAACACATTTTGACCGAAGGTTCCGAGAAAGCCATTGCCCTCCTCAACGAGCTACTTGAAATGAACCCTAATGATCTGGAATGTCAATATTTGCTCAATATCGCGCATATGACCTTGGGTAGCTATCCTCAAGATGTTCCTGATCGGTTCAAGTTGCCCGAATCACACTTCGCCAATTCTTCAGCGTTTCCGCATTTTACCGATATCGCTATGAATTTAGGGGTAGATGAAAAGGAAATGGCGGGCGGTACCTGTATCGACGATTTCAACGGGGATGGGTATCTTGATATTTTAGCATCTTCATGGGGGTTTGAAGACCAAATCAAATATTTCGAAAATGATAGGGTTGGTGGATTTGTGGATAAAACCTTGGAAGCTGGATTAAAAGGTGTTACGGGAGGTCTTAACCTCAGACACGCCGATTATAATAATGACGGGCATTTGGATTTTGTGATTTTGAGAGGTGCTTGGTTGTCCATTAACGGTGGAATCCCCAATTCCCTAATGCGAAATAATGGCGACGGCACTTTTACCGATGTCACTTTGGAAGCTGGGGTGTATTCTTTGAATCCTACACAAACAGCGGTTTGGATGGACGTTGACCTTGATGGATGGTTGGATTTGTTCATTGCCAACGAGTGGAATGATAGGAACAAGAGCTACTGTGAGCTATACTTGAACCAGCAGGATGGGACTTTTAAAAATGTCGCCAAGGATGCAGGCATTACCGTGAAAGGATTTTTTAAAGGTGTGGCAACTGGCGATTTGAACAATGATTTATATCCAGATCTTTACCTTTCCAATTACATGGGATTGAACACTTTGTATATGAACACGACCAAGGAAAAAGGAGTCCCCTCTTTTGAAAAAACAGAGGAATCTGCTGGAGTTTCCAATCCGGTAGCGAGTTTTCCTACATGGATTTTTGATTATGACAACGACGGATTTGAGGATATTTTTGTCTCTGGATATTCGTCCGCGGACATTCTTCCTACGGAAATGATGCTTCGCAACTTAAGAAGCAATGCCACAGATTACAGACCTTTGCTGTATAAAAACAATGGTGATGATACTTTTACCGAAGTGTCCTTGGATGTAAATTTAAGTGAGCCTATTGCAACCATGGGATGTAATTTTGGTGACCTGGACAACGATGGCTTCCTTGATTTTTATCTGGCAACGGGAGACCCGAGTTACTTTTCCATTGTTCCCAACAGAATGTTCCACAATGTGCGAGGGGAAAAATTTGAGGACGTGACCTACAGTGCGGGGTTTGGCCATATTCAAAAAGGACATGCCATTGGATTTGGTGATTTGGATATGGATGGTGACCAAGATATTTATGCAGTAATGGGCGGTGCATTGGAAGGGGATACTTTTGGAAACCTGTTGTTTGAAAATCCTATGGGCAACAAAAACAATTGGATCAATATTGTACTGGAAGGCATCCAAAGTAATCGCTCCGCGATTGGGGCCAAAATCGTCGTTACCATTGTGGAAAATGGGAAAGAGCGAAAAATCTATCATTCGGTAGGAACTGACTCCAGTTTTGGGGGCAACAGTTTAATGGAAGAGATAGGGCTGGGCAATGCCAAGAAGATCAAGAAACTTGAGATCAAATGGCCTTATCGTTCCCAAAATACTTCCGTTTTTACCGATGTTCAAGTAAATCAGGTCATAAAGATCAAGGAAGACGGAAGCGTTCAACAACTGCGACTACCGAAGATCACTTTCAATAAAAAGGAGGCAATGCACCATCATGATATGGAATAG
- a CDS encoding DUF5989 family protein, which produces MEFISEFFLFLKERKKWWLIPLIIIFIIFGVLIFLTSSSALAPFIYTIF; this is translated from the coding sequence ATGGAATTTATCAGTGAATTCTTCCTGTTTTTAAAAGAACGAAAAAAATGGTGGTTGATACCCCTGATCATCATATTCATAATTTTCGGTGTGCTGATATTTTTGACCAGTAGTTCGGCTCTTGCCCCTTTTATTTACACAATATTTTAA
- a CDS encoding carbamoyltransferase, with translation MKILGISAYYHDSAAAIIVDGKVLFAAQEERFTRIKNDASFPENAIQFCLSESGLAYEDIDVIAFYDKPFLKFERLLETYYAFAPKGFKSFAKAMPLWLKEKLFIKQFIRKKLKKLGAKNSGKIAINFPEHHLSHIASAFYTSPYAQCAFLTVDGVGEWTTTSYGVASGENGIQVLGELYFPDSLGLFYSSFTYFLGFEVNSGEYKMMGLASYGNEASEQVANFKEIIKRHLVDIKPDGSIKLDMDFFEYPYGLQMVNPKRWEQLFGIKKRQPGEKLEQKHANLAFAAQKVLEEVLLSLIRFIKKETGEKFLCFAGGVALNCVANSVLFNQKIFEDIYVQPAAGDAGGSLGAALAVAHIQEKHNFEGAQNPFNVYMGPRFSNLDVERVLRKHKSSYRYFENKDELIRAIAGYLAEKKVVGWFQGRTEFGPRALGNRSILANASDPEMQHTLNMKIKFREGFRPFAPAVCKEDYNDYFEEGKQSPYMLFTSKVKKKLRKELPFDFENMNLDEKRKVPKSDLPAITHIDHSARVQVVDKQMNPLFWNLIQEYKKISDVGVIINTSFNLKDEPIVNSPEDAYICFMKSEMDILALENYLIVK, from the coding sequence ATGAAAATTCTTGGTATTTCGGCTTACTATCACGATTCCGCAGCGGCTATTATTGTTGACGGTAAAGTGCTGTTCGCCGCCCAAGAAGAAAGATTTACGAGGATAAAGAACGATGCATCCTTTCCTGAAAATGCCATACAATTTTGCCTTTCCGAATCAGGATTGGCCTATGAAGATATTGATGTAATTGCTTTTTATGATAAACCGTTCCTGAAATTTGAACGGTTGCTGGAAACCTATTACGCTTTTGCGCCCAAAGGTTTTAAATCCTTCGCCAAGGCAATGCCATTGTGGTTAAAGGAAAAGCTCTTCATCAAACAGTTTATTAGAAAAAAGCTCAAAAAATTGGGGGCTAAAAATTCGGGAAAGATCGCTATCAATTTTCCAGAACATCACTTGTCACATATTGCCAGTGCATTTTATACCTCCCCATACGCCCAATGTGCATTTTTAACGGTGGACGGGGTAGGGGAATGGACGACCACTTCGTATGGGGTTGCCAGCGGGGAAAATGGAATTCAAGTATTGGGGGAACTCTATTTTCCGGATTCATTGGGTCTCTTTTACTCGTCATTCACTTATTTTTTGGGGTTTGAGGTGAACTCGGGAGAATATAAAATGATGGGGTTGGCTTCGTATGGCAATGAAGCATCCGAGCAGGTGGCAAATTTCAAGGAGATCATCAAAAGGCATCTTGTGGATATCAAGCCCGATGGCTCGATAAAACTCGATATGGATTTTTTTGAATATCCATATGGGTTACAAATGGTCAATCCAAAGCGGTGGGAGCAGCTGTTCGGAATCAAAAAACGTCAGCCTGGAGAAAAGTTGGAACAAAAACATGCCAATTTGGCCTTTGCAGCTCAAAAAGTTCTAGAGGAAGTTTTGTTGAGTTTAATAAGATTCATAAAAAAGGAAACAGGAGAAAAATTCTTGTGCTTTGCAGGTGGGGTGGCCTTGAACTGTGTGGCAAATTCGGTACTCTTCAACCAAAAGATTTTTGAGGATATTTATGTGCAGCCCGCAGCTGGAGATGCGGGTGGCAGTTTGGGAGCTGCTCTGGCCGTGGCCCATATTCAGGAAAAACACAATTTTGAAGGTGCCCAAAATCCCTTTAATGTGTATATGGGACCCAGATTTTCAAATCTGGATGTTGAACGGGTGTTGCGCAAGCACAAGTCCAGTTATCGGTATTTTGAAAATAAGGATGAGCTGATAAGAGCCATCGCCGGATATTTGGCAGAGAAAAAAGTGGTGGGCTGGTTTCAGGGCAGAACTGAGTTTGGTCCAAGGGCTCTGGGTAACCGCAGTATATTGGCCAACGCTTCGGACCCGGAAATGCAGCATACCCTGAACATGAAAATAAAGTTTAGGGAAGGTTTTAGACCTTTTGCACCAGCTGTCTGCAAAGAAGATTATAACGACTATTTTGAGGAAGGAAAGCAATCTCCGTACATGTTGTTTACAAGCAAGGTGAAGAAAAAACTTAGAAAGGAGCTTCCTTTTGACTTTGAAAATATGAATCTGGATGAAAAGCGCAAGGTTCCAAAGTCGGATTTACCGGCCATTACCCATATTGACCATTCGGCAAGGGTTCAGGTGGTCGACAAACAAATGAATCCGCTTTTTTGGAATTTGATTCAGGAATATAAAAAGATATCGGACGTAGGCGTGATTATCAATACGAGTTTTAACCTTAAGGATGAGCCAATCGTCAATAGCCCGGAGGATGCCTATATTTGTTTTATGAAATCCGAAATGGACATATTGGCCCTTGAAAATTATTTAATCGTAAAGTAA